TTCAGGCTATTATCGGCCAGGTAAGGAACGTAGGAAAAATGTCTGGTGTGTCTGAAATCTTGTCCAGTGGTAGTATGTACCACAAACGTAACATCAATTTCCAGGTCTTTACCGGTAGTGTTGTAGCCGCATATGCTTACAAATTGTGTGGAGGGTTCAAAGGGAGCATCAAACACACAAATACTCCTTAGTTTGATCTGGCCATCTGCAAAACGGTAGGCATCGCCCAGATCAATGAATTGTTGATTCTCGTAGCAGGGACGGCACTCCGGTATTGTTTTATTCAGCGGCGTTTTAGGGTTGCTTGTTTGCTTATTTTCTTTTGAGTTGGGTAAGTCCATGTTTTGTCCCTGAAAGGGAACTCCATTCTCCATCTCAAAGGTCTTTTTCTTTTGCTCCTGTTTGGCACTTTCCACCTCCAGGCTTTCCAGGTCAACCTTGGCTGTTGATGAATTCACTACTTTTCCAATGGCATTATAGTTTTGCGCTTGTTCATTTTCCAGCACTTTATTATGCGCAGGTTGGGCGTTATTATATGTTACCTTAGCTTGCTCTGCCTTTTTGGATGCCGCTTCAATCTCCTTTTCAATTTTCGCCTTTGCCTGGTTATACTGCATCTCTAATTTCTTGTACGCTGCATCTACTTTGAGACCAGAAATACACTTTGAATAACATGCATTTAACTTGTTACCGATATCTAGCAGTTTATCATAAGAACTTCCTGGCGCATTGCGATTATAAGCGGCATATTCACGATTAAAGGTTTGCTCTAATGTTCTACATTCAGGACAAACATTTGCTCCACTGGTGAGGCTGAAATTGCTTTGTTTCCCATTTCCTGTTGGTCCACCCACTTCACCATTTATAGCACTCTGTGCCAATAAAAGGCATGGCAGCAGTAGTATGGATACGATTACGACTAATGACTTCATGAATTGTATTTAAAGTTCAAACTCTTGTGGAATCTTGTTGCCTTTACATTCATACATGCGACACGCTACTTCATAATCCCTTATTTTCTCTACGATGTGTAAAAGGGCTTCGTTTTTGGCCTTTTCGTTTTTGCCGGCAGCTACGTAGGCTTTCAGCAGCTTTTTTAATGTCGGCTTGTCTGATGAAAATTCCGTGAGCATGCGCAAGGTATACTGCTCATTGGCCAGCATAAAAAACTGAATGTCCTGTCCCAGGAATGTTTTGCTTAGCTCGATTTCATTGACATCTTTCTTTAATTGCTCAAGCAATTCCGTGTTTTGTTTTTTTCCGGCTAATGAAGCGTACATAGAAGTGGTTACTTGCTGGTCAAGCTTTTCCAGTTGCTTTTGCACTAAGGCATCCTGGTATTCATCTTTTTTAAATGAGCGGTCAAAGCTTTTTTGATCAAAGGTTCCGGAAGTAGCCACGGTGCCGGCTCCTATAGCTGTTTGCAGGCCCAGGTTAAAGAAGAATTTTGCATTTTCCGCCTTTCTCAAGGCTTTCTTGTAGGCTTCATAATCTATTCTGTTTTGCACTTGTTCATCTGCTACAGCCAATTGTTTATGAACTTCTTCCATGGCAGTATAATAAATGCTATCGGCTGTCTTGGCATTTGGTGAGGCAAGGTAATTCTCGCTCAGTTTTGCGTCGAGCTCTAAAAGACTGCTATAAAATGTTTGCTGACGCTGTGCTGCCACAGAAGCCAACCCTGCTAAACATTTTTTGCGTATATCCACTTTCACGGCTGCACTGGCATTCAGGTTGTTGGTCAGCAATAAGGCGGACCAGAAGTAATGGGCAGCGGCAGTCTTGTCTTGTAGTGCTTCTTTTTGATTAGCTATGTATTCCAAAAACAAGGGTGCTCCAGGATTCGAAAACTTGGGAAAGAACATCGATGAAACACTGTAAACGAAATCTTCGGGTAAGTTTCTATCCAGGCCCGTGAATTCAGCAAAATAGAATTCCTGCGACTTCAAAAAGCGGTAGTTTAATGTATAAAATTCTTCCAGGTCGCTTAAGGAAGGATCCTTCAATTCTTTTTCAGGTGTTTTTGAAGGGAACCGCTTTAGCCACTGGTCTTTGGGTAAACTGTAATTAGGCCAGGTAATACAGTTATAGCCGGGTATTACGCTGGATATACTGGTATTTTTATACTTGCTCTTGTACTTTGCAAGACCTAAAAGACCTACTTTATGGCCATCGTTGCCTAATTCCATCAACTCTACTCCGGTAAACTTTTCGAAAGTGATATTTGAAAAATTATAGGCCACACTGCCCTTTTTCGATTTTGCGGTCGTTCCGCCGGTCAACTCCAGAATAGCTGTGTGCAGGTCTATGAGACCTTGCTTTATATCCATCAATCGCTTATCCACAGCCCAAAATCCTTGGCAGTTACTATTACCTACTATAGGCTTATAGCCTAAGAAATAAGTACAAAGGTCTCTTTCTGTAATGGTTTTGTGAATCCCTGTTTTCCTATCGTCAAAGTAGGTTGTATCCTTTAATTCCTGCACCAGTCTTTTATTCTTCCAGATTTTGAAAGCCATATCTGTTTCAAAAGTGTTGCAGTGATCTGCCTGATTAGTTTTTGTTGAATCGGGGCAACATCCCGTATGATAATGCTTGAAGCTCCCGGTTATGGCAAAATCCGTTTGGTAGGGATCGTCTACCAGTTGCACTTTAAGCGGGGTGCCATTGACCATTATGGGGTTATCCATAAAAAACTGGTATACATCGTGTGAGATGCGATCGTAGTCAGCGTTGTCAATGATAAGCCCAATGCCAAGGGTAGCGGTTTGCGCCGTTGCGGCAGTTGTGTTAAAGAAGGCTGCCATTACTAGCAGGCAAGTGGCTGTTAGTTTTTGAAATCTCTTTCTCATTTCCATTTGTTTTCATTAAGTCCAGATACAAGGTAGGGCTATTCGGCTCTATTCAAAGCCTGCCCATAACGGAGAAGGTATTACCGTTGTGCAGCTATGCTATTTGCAATCGTTCACTCGGTATTCTGCCGTTATTTTTTGGTTGCGAGCAAATATAGGCTACGCCTGCATTTTAGCAACTTATTGTAGATGTTTATTGAGGTGTATTTTGTACACTTCATGTTTAGGTAAGGGCTTTACTGCATAGCCTTAAAATTTAGGGTGATTTTGCATGAAGCAAAAAGAAAGAGGTGTTGTTGATAGTTGCTAGAATGAGATAGTGACCATTAGATGCTGAAACGAGTTACGCCTGACAGGTGAGAAGCATTATGGATGGCAGACAGGTTTTGTATGGCAGTGAGGCTTCGCCAGGCTCAGCCTGACAACAGCACAACGTTACCTATGGATAGTAGTCTGTTCTTTGATGTGACAGCAGATGCTGAAACAAGTTACGCCTGACAGCGGAGTGTCGTTATGATAGCATTCTGTGTTTATGTGTGAGCGTATGAGATCCTTCACTGCGTTCAGGATGACAAAGGGAAGAAACAATATTGACGGCATTCTTACTCCCTATGTTAAAAGAATAAATAAAAGCACCCTATTAAAGAGTGCTTCTGCTATATTAATCGGTTATCCTTTCCTCTTAATCCTTCTAATTTCCAAATTCTAGTTCTACATGTCTTTCAGTTCAATCGCCTCTTTCATACGAATACCCCTTTCCGTGAGTTGCAGGTTGCAGCATTCGTATTGAGCATCGTGCTCGAAGTAGAGGATGTAGTTATTATCTATAGCTTCATGTAAAAAGCTTTTCTTTTCGTTGAGTGTTGTTAAGGGGAACATATCGTAGGCCATTACATAGGGTAGGGGCAGGTGGCCAGTTGAAGGCAACAGGTCGGCCATGTATACAACGGTCTGGCCCTTGTAACGGATCTGTGGTAGCATCATACTTTCAGTATGACCGCTAACAAAACGGATATCAATGTTCTCCATGAATGGTGTAGAACCTAATTGCGGACCATTGGTAGTAGGTGTATCTACAAACTTCAGTTGCCCGCTTTCTTGAATAGGCAATATGTTTTCTTTTAAGAAGGAAGCCTTCTCGCGGTCGTTAGGATGTACCGCCCATTGCCAGTGCTTTTCATTGCTCCAATAGGTAGCGTTTTTAAAGGCGGGAACCAGCTTATCGCCTTCGCGCACAATAGAGCCGCCGCAGTGGTCAAAATGCAGGTGAGTTAGAAATACATCTGTAATATCGTTGCGGTGGAAGCCGTGTTTTTGTAATGACTTGTCTAGTGTATCATCGCCATGCAGGTAGTAGTGCTTAAAGAATTTTTCATCCTGCTTATCGCCAATACCATTATCTACCAGGATCAAACGATTGCCTTCCTGTATCAGTAGGCAGCGCATAGACCAGGTGCACAGGTTGTTAGCGTCGGCTGGGTTCAGCTTGTTCCAAATGCTTTTGGGTACCACACCAAACATAGCACCACCGTCTAATTTAAAATTGCCTGTGTTTATTGTAAAGAGTTGCATATCTACTATTTTCAAATAAATAGAGAGCGCCTGTAACGCTCTTTACCTGAATATTTTTATGATTTAAAGAACAGACTGCGTTTCTGCTTGTACAAGGTTATGACTAATCCATATAACCCAATACAGAAAAATAAAACCAGCGAAAGCACGCTGTTCTTCATACCCAGGAATTCGTCAATAACACCAAAGCTGAGCATGCCAATCACAATGGCCACTTTTTCTGTTACATCGTAAAAGCTAAAGAAAGAGGCGGTGTCTTTGGTAACAGGCATCAGCTTGCTGTAAGTAGAACGGCTAATAGCCTGAATGCCGCCCATTACAAGGCCTACTGCTACCGCCAGTCCATAGAAATAATATTCTGTATTGATGCCTTGCTCGGCCAGGTTGGCAATGAAGTAGGCACTTACACAAACCACTATCCAGAAGATCACAGCGCCAATCAGTACCTGGATGTTACCAAAGCGGGTAGATAAGCGCGCCATGCCTACGGCACCGGCAATGGCTACCAGTTGAATGAGTACGACTGTTACAATCAGGTTGGTGTCGGGTAGTTTTAATACCGTACTGCCAAAAAGTGTAGCCGCTAGCATTACGGTTTGTACACCCATGCTGTAAAAGAAAAAGCTCATGAGGAACTGTTTCAGTACCGGCATCGATTTTACCTGTCGCCATACTTTGCCCAGCTCAATAAAGCCTTCGGTTAAAAAGTTCTTGGTATGATTTTCTACAGCAGCCTGGCCCTTGGGCAGATGTTTGAAAGGAATTTGGGCAAATCCCATCCACCACAATCCTACTAAAAGAAACGTATACAGCGGGCCACTTGAGTTGTCGCCTTTACCACTAAAATAAAGGACAAGGCCAAAGCCTACCAATTGTAATAATACACTGCCAATATACCCCATAGAGAAACCCTTGGCACTAACACGGTCGCGGTCTTCCGGTGCGGCAATCTCAGGCAGGTAGGAGTTGTAAAATACCAGGCTACCCACAAAGCCAATGCTGGCCAGCATCAGACAGCCAATACCCCAGCCCACACTAGGCTGATCACCCTTGAAGAAGAACATGGCACAACAAGCCAAGCCGCCCAGGTAACAAAAGAACTGCATGAAGCGTTTCTTGTTGCCACGGCTATCAGCAATAGAGGAAAGTATAGGCAGCAGCAATACAATAATGGCATAGGCGGTGGCCAATGCGTAATCGTACAGCGATGAGTTCTTAAATGTGCGGCCTAAGAAGGGTACCGTTTCTTCGCCATAGGCCTGCTTGGTAACGGCGGCAAAATAGATGGGAAAGAAGGTGGTGGTAATTACCAGGTTGTACACACTATTCGCCCAGTCGTACATGGCCCAGGCATTGATCACTTTTTTGGGGGCAGTCTGCATGTTCGGTTTTGTGAGCCATAAATATAGAAAGACCTAGTGGATATTGAATTGTATTATGAAAATCTGAATAACAAATACCAAAATACAAGGTACAAGATACAAGGAGCAAGGTACAAGGTTCAAAATCCAAATTCCAAAAGCGAAATCCGAATGCGTTTATAGTACTACCTATTGAAATGAAACTGGTGTTAGGGATGCTGCAGGGTAGAGGTGCCGTCTATTTTGTATAAGGTGTGTTTCTGTTCATCGGCAATTATCACCAGGGTGGGTGAATAGCCAAAAGCATATTCTCGTAGCCAATCCTGCCACACTTTAAAACCTTGCACAAGGTTTTCCTTGTCGGAAAGAAAGAGTTCTTTGTTGATGATAAATGTTACCTGGTACTGGTTTTCTTTCTTATTGAGGTATACCGTGCGCTTGTCTATGGTATTAAAGTAGCCGTAGCTTAGTAATACATTGCCTAAGCGTTTTGCCTCTGCATGTGTGGTTGCTACTTTCTGATAGACAACAGTGCTCTTTTCGTTAATAGCCACTTTGTCTTCCAATAAGCGACAACCGCTTAGGAGCAAAAGAAAACAGGAAAGCCATAGCAGCAGCTTCACCAGTTGTTATTTTAAGCGATTAAAGATAGCCGGCCGCAATAAGGCCCAAAAGAATAATACCTACAATAATACGGTAGATGCCAAATACGCGGAAGCCATATTTCTTCAGGTAATTGATAAAGAACTTGATGGCCACTATAGCCACTACAAAAGCCACTACATTGCCAATAGCAAAGGCATAGATGTTTTGTTTGCTATCCAAGATCAACTCATAGCCCTTGTGTACAGTAGTACCGTCGGTATGCCATTTTTTTAAGAACAGCGAGTAGGCCGCTGCAGCAAACATGGTAGGTACCGCCAGGAAGAAAGAGAATTCGGCTGCAAAGTTGCGCGACAGGCGTTGCTGCATACCGCCAATAATAGAAGCTGCACTGCGGCTTACACCCGGTATCATAGCCAGGATCTGCCACCAGCCAATGATAAAAGCTTTTTTGTATGTCAGTTTCTCGTCGGCTTCAATGAATTCGCCTGGAGTCAATTCTGTAGCAAAAAGATCAGGCGATTGCTTGACCGGTTGCTTGAACCATTTGTCTACATAAAGCAGTACAACACCACCTACTAATAAAGTAATGGCCACGGTGAGCACGCTTTCCAGTAAGGCTTCAATAACATCATTAAACAAAAAGCCCACGATCAGTGGCAGCATTCCCACAAAAAGCTTGGCGTAGAATTCTGGTTTATTGAACTGGAAGAATTTTTTCCAGTACAATACCACTACCGCCATGATAGCACCCAATTGAATGGCTACTTCAAACAGCTTGGTAAACTCGTTCGATTCTATACCCAGTAAGGAACTGGTAATGATCATATGCCCGGTTGAGGAAATAGGCAAAAACTCGGTTAGCCCTTCTACAATGGCTATAATGATGGCTTCAAAAAAACCCATTACTGAAAAACTAAAGCGTTATTTATTTTTAGGGTGGCGGAAGATTGCCACAATTAGAACTACCAATCCGATCAGGATAACAATCGGTGCTACGGTAATACGGCGTGCGCTGTATACCTCATTTGGATCAAACACATTGGGGTTGTCGCTGCGGCCACCAGCCATTAGCAGGAATCCAATGATCATAATGGCAATGCCGCCCAGCATCCATACCAGGTTTTGCTTATCAAATAGGGCAATAGACCTGTTTGGTGTTGTATCTTTTGCGGGTGTAGCCGTGGTTCTTTGACTTTTCATGACAAAACTTAAAGGGGCAAGATAAGTAGAAAATGAGTAATGAATCGTGAGTGGTCAATGGTGAGTGGTGAGTTAGGAGTCGTTTGCCCCACTAACTACTCACCACTCACCATTCACTAATACAGTTCGTCCAGCTTCATACGCAGGTATTTACGTACGCTGCGGTAGGTGCTGAAGAGGGTAATGGCGATACCTATAATTAATAAGGCAATGAATAAAAGGATCAGCGTCTTGGTATCGTTCAGGGCCCTTAATTCCGGCAGAAAGCTTTCTGCTGCCAGGGTTAAGCAATACACCAATATAATGGCAATGGTAGCACTAATAGCCCCGTTGACGATGGCTCGTACATTGAGCGGCTTAGCAATGAACATACGGGTAGCACCCACCATTTGCATGGTTTTGATCAGGAAGCGGTTAGAGAACATAGCCAGGCGAATGGTGTTGTCGATCAGTATGATCACTACCACGGCTAAAATAACGGCCAGCACCAATAGGATCAGGCTAATGCGGTTGATGTTCTTATTCAGGTTGGTTACCAACTCTTTAGGGTATTGAACATCGGAGATCAGCGGGTTGGCCTCGATGGTTTTTTCAATATTCGCCAACGTGTCGCTCTGTACATATTCGTTTTTCAACTTAAAGTTGATGCTGTTAGGCAGTGGGTTTTCGTCCAGTACGCCGGCCCAGTCCTGATTACCATCTTCCAGGTACTGTTTCTTGGCGGCCTCCTTGGTTACATACGTATATTGACGTACATAGGGTTGTTGCGCTATATAGTTTACGATAGCCGTACTGTCTTGCGAAGTGACATCGCTGCTTCTTAAATAAGCACGTACTTCCACGCTTTCCCTGAAATACTGGCCCAGTTTGTTGGCGTTGATCACCAGCCAGCCAATGATTCCCAGGAGGAAAAGGACAAGGGTGACACCCAAAATTGACATAAAGTACGAAGGTTTTCCACGCTTGGAACCTGCTCTACCGATTTGCGCCATGCTATCTGTTTTTATAAGGAGGAAACAAAAATAACCCTTTGAGCCTAAACCCGGCATACCGCTTATTAAAGCTTTGCCAATTCTCTAAGGCTGTTTATGATTATTTTTGCCTTGAACGGAGATTGGCCAGGGAATATTGCGGAAGGAGTTGACAAGTTGAAAGGTTGACAAGTTGACAAGGGAAATCGTAAAGAATGAGCCCATTCTATTATGAACGCAGTCAACATGTTAACCACATTGCCTTTTCAACTTATTAACTTGTCAACTAGTTAACCCCAGCTTCTCGTCTTACAATGACAACTTAAACAGAAACCAAATATCCTGATGGAGTATAATTTCAGAGCGATAGAGAAAAGATGGCAGCAACAGTGGACCGAGAGTAAGGTGTATCAGGTGCCCAACACATCTGATAAGCCAAAGTATTACGTACTGGATATGTTCCCTTACCCCAGTGGGGCGGGACTGCACGTAGGTCACCCTTTAGGATATATAGCCTCTGATATATTTGCCCGTTATAAG
This genomic interval from Flavisolibacter tropicus contains the following:
- a CDS encoding MFS transporter, giving the protein MQTAPKKVINAWAMYDWANSVYNLVITTTFFPIYFAAVTKQAYGEETVPFLGRTFKNSSLYDYALATAYAIIVLLLPILSSIADSRGNKKRFMQFFCYLGGLACCAMFFFKGDQPSVGWGIGCLMLASIGFVGSLVFYNSYLPEIAAPEDRDRVSAKGFSMGYIGSVLLQLVGFGLVLYFSGKGDNSSGPLYTFLLVGLWWMGFAQIPFKHLPKGQAAVENHTKNFLTEGFIELGKVWRQVKSMPVLKQFLMSFFFYSMGVQTVMLAATLFGSTVLKLPDTNLIVTVVLIQLVAIAGAVGMARLSTRFGNIQVLIGAVIFWIVVCVSAYFIANLAEQGINTEYYFYGLAVAVGLVMGGIQAISRSTYSKLMPVTKDTASFFSFYDVTEKVAIVIGMLSFGVIDEFLGMKNSVLSLVLFFCIGLYGLVITLYKQKRSLFFKS
- a CDS encoding MBL fold metallo-hydrolase, with protein sequence MQLFTINTGNFKLDGGAMFGVVPKSIWNKLNPADANNLCTWSMRCLLIQEGNRLILVDNGIGDKQDEKFFKHYYLHGDDTLDKSLQKHGFHRNDITDVFLTHLHFDHCGGSIVREGDKLVPAFKNATYWSNEKHWQWAVHPNDREKASFLKENILPIQESGQLKFVDTPTTNGPQLGSTPFMENIDIRFVSGHTESMMLPQIRYKGQTVVYMADLLPSTGHLPLPYVMAYDMFPLTTLNEKKSFLHEAIDNNYILYFEHDAQYECCNLQLTERGIRMKEAIELKDM
- a CDS encoding cell division protein FtsX; translated protein: MSILGVTLVLFLLGIIGWLVINANKLGQYFRESVEVRAYLRSSDVTSQDSTAIVNYIAQQPYVRQYTYVTKEAAKKQYLEDGNQDWAGVLDENPLPNSINFKLKNEYVQSDTLANIEKTIEANPLISDVQYPKELVTNLNKNINRISLILLVLAVILAVVVIILIDNTIRLAMFSNRFLIKTMQMVGATRMFIAKPLNVRAIVNGAISATIAIILVYCLTLAAESFLPELRALNDTKTLILLFIALLIIGIAITLFSTYRSVRKYLRMKLDELY
- a CDS encoding DUF3098 domain-containing protein is translated as MKSQRTTATPAKDTTPNRSIALFDKQNLVWMLGGIAIMIIGFLLMAGGRSDNPNVFDPNEVYSARRITVAPIVILIGLVVLIVAIFRHPKNK
- a CDS encoding undecaprenyl-diphosphate phosphatase, which gives rise to MGFFEAIIIAIVEGLTEFLPISSTGHMIITSSLLGIESNEFTKLFEVAIQLGAIMAVVVLYWKKFFQFNKPEFYAKLFVGMLPLIVGFLFNDVIEALLESVLTVAITLLVGGVVLLYVDKWFKQPVKQSPDLFATELTPGEFIEADEKLTYKKAFIIGWWQILAMIPGVSRSAASIIGGMQQRLSRNFAAEFSFFLAVPTMFAAAAYSLFLKKWHTDGTTVHKGYELILDSKQNIYAFAIGNVVAFVVAIVAIKFFINYLKKYGFRVFGIYRIIVGIILLGLIAAGYL